In one window of Nocardiopsis aegyptia DNA:
- a CDS encoding ABC transporter ATP-binding protein: protein MTAPVLTVTSLVKKFGRVTAVDGVSFELAPGASLGIVGESGSGKTTTARVLAGLEEPTSGEVTVAGEHLRGRSRRARLRRARRLQMIFQDPYGSFDPRLTVAESVAEPLRLHAPGPVADVRARVDALLDQVGLSRRAGESRPRALSGGQRQRAAIARALAVAPRVLVLDEAVAALDVSVQAQILALLDDLRRETGISYVFVSHDLAVVRHATEHAVVMRHGRIVERGPTEQILREPRHPYTRLLIDSVPRPGWDLERLARDRRALDAL, encoded by the coding sequence ATGACCGCGCCCGTCCTCACGGTGACGTCCCTGGTCAAGAAGTTCGGCCGGGTCACCGCCGTCGACGGCGTCAGCTTCGAGCTGGCGCCCGGCGCCTCCCTCGGCATCGTCGGGGAGTCCGGATCCGGTAAGACGACCACCGCCCGCGTCCTCGCGGGGCTGGAGGAACCGACCTCGGGCGAGGTCACGGTCGCCGGCGAGCACCTGCGCGGACGCTCGCGCCGGGCACGGCTGCGACGCGCCCGCCGGCTCCAGATGATCTTCCAGGACCCCTACGGCTCCTTCGACCCGCGCCTGACCGTCGCCGAGTCCGTCGCCGAGCCCCTGCGGCTGCACGCGCCGGGACCGGTCGCCGACGTGCGGGCCCGCGTCGACGCGCTCCTGGACCAGGTCGGGCTCAGCCGGCGGGCGGGGGAGTCCCGGCCGCGCGCGCTGTCCGGCGGCCAGCGCCAGCGGGCCGCGATCGCCCGGGCGCTCGCCGTGGCACCCCGCGTGCTGGTCCTGGACGAGGCGGTGGCCGCACTCGACGTCTCGGTCCAGGCCCAGATCCTGGCCCTGCTCGACGACCTCCGCCGGGAGACCGGCATCTCCTACGTGTTCGTCAGCCACGACCTGGCGGTCGTGCGCCACGCCACCGAACACGCCGTCGTCATGCGCCACGGACGCATCGTCGAACGCGGCCCGACGGAACAGATCCTGCGCGAGCCCCGGCACCCCTACACCCGCCTGCTGATCGACTCGGTCCCCCGGCCGGGCTGGGACCTCGAACGCCTGGCCCGCGACCGCCGCGCCCTCGACGCGCTCTGA
- a CDS encoding ABC transporter ATP-binding protein, with translation MSVLEQHTTTRDALAVEGLGLTVAAREGVLPLLADVTVRVGRGETVGLVGESGSGKTLTARSALGMLPRGARATGRVTAAGVDVLAAGRTDLRDLRRTRVSMVFQDPRAAINPLRRVGDHLTEGLRAGGTPPREAARRARDLLEQVGIDDPAGAMRRHPHQFSGGMLQRIMIAGALSTEPELLLADEPTTALDVTTQAEVVGVLRALQRTHGTGLLFVTHDLDLAAAVCDRIYVMYAGRIVEEADSASFAVAPAHPYTRALLDASPSVHGDQGPPRAIGGRPRSLAEAPSGCSFRDRCPRADHDCALGVPAPRPHGTSRVACLRPEQVKP, from the coding sequence ATGAGCGTGCTCGAACAGCACACGACCACCCGGGACGCCCTCGCCGTCGAAGGGCTGGGCCTGACCGTCGCCGCGCGCGAGGGCGTCCTGCCCCTGCTCGCCGACGTCACCGTCCGCGTGGGCCGGGGCGAGACCGTCGGCCTGGTCGGCGAGTCCGGCTCGGGCAAGACCCTCACGGCCCGCAGCGCGTTGGGGATGCTGCCCCGGGGTGCCCGCGCGACCGGACGGGTCACCGCCGCCGGGGTCGACGTGCTCGCCGCTGGGCGCACGGACCTGCGCGACCTGCGGCGGACCCGGGTGTCCATGGTCTTCCAGGACCCGCGGGCCGCCATCAACCCGCTGCGCCGCGTCGGCGACCACCTGACCGAGGGCCTGCGCGCCGGGGGTACGCCCCCGCGTGAGGCGGCGCGGCGCGCCCGCGACCTGCTCGAACAGGTCGGCATCGACGACCCGGCGGGCGCGATGCGGCGCCACCCGCACCAGTTCTCCGGCGGGATGCTCCAGCGGATCATGATCGCCGGAGCCCTGTCCACCGAACCCGAACTGCTCCTGGCCGACGAGCCCACGACCGCCCTGGACGTCACCACCCAGGCCGAGGTGGTCGGGGTCCTGCGCGCACTCCAGCGGACCCACGGCACCGGGCTGCTGTTCGTCACGCACGACCTCGACCTGGCCGCCGCCGTGTGCGACCGGATCTACGTCATGTACGCCGGACGCATCGTCGAGGAGGCCGACAGCGCCTCGTTCGCCGTGGCACCCGCCCATCCCTACACCCGGGCGCTCCTCGACGCGAGCCCGTCCGTGCACGGCGACCAGGGTCCGCCGCGCGCCATCGGCGGGCGCCCCCGGTCACTCGCCGAAGCCCCCTCGGGCTGCTCCTTCCGCGACCGCTGCCCGCGCGCCGACCACGACTGCGCCCTGGGCGTGCCCGCCCCACGACCGCACGGGACCTCCCGCGTCGCGTGCCTGCGACCGGAACAGGTGAAGCCATGA
- a CDS encoding CocE/NonD family hydrolase translates to MLTIERTGPAAVPPDAAEITVPMRDGVLLAADLYRTGDRAPAPVVLVRLPYDKDGAYCFMPDIARRFRARGYTVVVQDVRGKFRSEGATEFAVHEVDDGHDTIEWITRQPWCDGDVLMWGDSYYGYTAIAAAMSGHPALRAIAPRVTGSQLSTVLDHGDGTGDVEQTSRKFYFATHYVDADRYEWEPDWSRRPLTAAFEAFFDRLGRRSAAFDDEFGGDPRFVPPGLKTLLASPPVPALYTIGWFDNCAVWSWNDVRALSRDPGWAPHLYLRLEAIDHENHWLGDAPLAPGDDHATDPGARERLLPRYVDPAIAFFDAVLGRAGDLAALPRVRYEVCHGAWHESDAWPPAHASDLEYHLSAEGPVPRLAVEPDPEPRPLRWVCDPSDPVPSPGANPFAALADRADLSAAAERPDVLRFTGPAAERDTDLVGTATVHLPLRAGAGATVHARLLDTAPDGGAVLIARGQLRLDVPFDGEPVVVDLLEVAYRLRAGHRLALDLMGGDFPDYVPEGRGNDPWTAQAGPPTARETTVGGPSGARLHIGRRQPEELRRTGTRAAPGAPG, encoded by the coding sequence GTGCTGACCATCGAGCGGACGGGTCCGGCTGCCGTGCCGCCGGACGCCGCCGAGATCACGGTCCCCATGCGGGACGGCGTCCTGCTGGCGGCCGACCTCTACCGGACCGGGGACCGCGCGCCCGCGCCCGTCGTCCTGGTCCGGCTGCCCTACGACAAGGACGGCGCCTACTGCTTCATGCCCGACATCGCCCGCCGCTTCCGCGCGCGCGGCTACACCGTGGTCGTCCAGGACGTGCGCGGCAAGTTCCGCTCCGAGGGCGCCACCGAGTTCGCCGTCCACGAGGTCGACGACGGCCACGACACCATCGAGTGGATCACCCGCCAGCCCTGGTGCGACGGCGACGTCCTCATGTGGGGCGACTCCTACTACGGGTACACGGCCATCGCGGCGGCCATGAGCGGCCACCCCGCGCTCAGGGCGATCGCGCCGCGGGTGACCGGCTCCCAGCTCTCGACGGTCCTGGACCACGGCGACGGCACCGGCGACGTCGAACAGACCAGCCGCAAGTTCTACTTCGCCACCCACTACGTCGACGCCGACCGCTACGAGTGGGAGCCCGACTGGAGCCGGCGCCCGCTCACAGCGGCGTTCGAGGCGTTTTTCGACCGGCTCGGGCGGCGCTCGGCCGCCTTCGACGACGAGTTCGGCGGCGACCCGCGGTTCGTGCCGCCGGGGCTCAAGACCCTGCTGGCGAGCCCTCCGGTGCCGGCGCTGTACACGATCGGATGGTTCGACAACTGCGCCGTGTGGTCCTGGAACGACGTGCGCGCCCTCTCCCGCGACCCCGGGTGGGCCCCGCACCTGTACCTGCGCCTGGAGGCCATCGACCACGAGAACCACTGGCTGGGCGACGCGCCCCTCGCTCCCGGCGACGACCACGCCACCGACCCCGGCGCCCGGGAGCGCCTGCTGCCCCGCTACGTCGACCCCGCCATCGCGTTCTTCGACGCCGTCCTGGGCCGCGCCGGCGACCTGGCGGCGCTGCCGCGGGTGCGCTACGAGGTCTGCCACGGCGCGTGGCACGAGAGCGACGCCTGGCCGCCCGCGCACGCCTCGGACCTGGAGTACCACCTGTCCGCCGAAGGCCCCGTCCCACGGCTGGCCGTCGAACCCGATCCCGAACCCCGTCCGCTGCGGTGGGTCTGCGACCCCTCCGATCCCGTGCCCTCCCCGGGCGCGAACCCCTTCGCCGCCCTCGCCGACCGGGCCGACCTGAGCGCCGCCGCCGAGCGCCCGGACGTGCTGCGCTTCACCGGGCCCGCCGCCGAGCGCGACACCGACCTCGTCGGCACAGCCACCGTGCACCTGCCCCTGCGGGCCGGCGCCGGAGCCACGGTCCACGCACGGCTGCTGGACACCGCGCCCGACGGCGGCGCCGTGCTCATCGCCCGGGGGCAGCTGCGGCTCGACGTGCCCTTCGACGGCGAACCGGTCGTCGTGGACCTGTTGGAGGTCGCCTACCGGCTCCGGGCCGGGCACCGCCTGGCCCTGGACCTCATGGGCGGCGACTTCCCCGACTACGTCCCCGAGGGCCGCGGGAACGACCCGTGGACGGCCCAGGCCGGGCCGCCGACCGCTCGGGAGACGACGGTGGGCGGCCCGTCCGGCGCCCGCCTGCACATCGGCCGCCGACAGCCGGAGGAACTG
- a CDS encoding ABC transporter permease, with the protein MTLTVPALRARAARRRRHRPTGVRLAAAFLLVVAGTGLLAPVIAPHSPDATSLMNSLAPPGTPGHWLGTDSTGRDVLTRVVYGARLSLLAPLGVVLLSAVLGVATGLVAARAGGRVDAVLSRCMDIVFAFPSLLLAMIAVAVFGPGLAAPVCALAVSYAPFLGRIVRSVALQEGARPYMEAYRVMGFGELWVTLRHLLPNVAPVLIAQGTLSFGYALVDLASLSYLGLGVRPPDADWGSMISQAQSAILQGAPWSGLVPGLAVLLTVVSVNVIGEHVGGSISGHGKEET; encoded by the coding sequence ATGACACTGACCGTCCCCGCCCTGCGGGCCCGCGCCGCGCGCAGGCGCCGGCACCGCCCGACCGGCGTCCGCCTCGCCGCCGCGTTCCTGCTCGTGGTCGCCGGCACCGGGCTGCTGGCCCCCGTGATCGCGCCGCACTCACCGGACGCCACGAGCCTGATGAACTCCCTGGCCCCGCCGGGCACCCCCGGGCACTGGCTGGGCACCGACTCCACCGGCCGCGACGTCCTCACCCGGGTCGTGTACGGAGCCCGGCTGTCGCTGCTGGCGCCCCTGGGCGTGGTCCTGCTGTCCGCCGTGCTGGGCGTCGCGACCGGCCTGGTCGCCGCCCGGGCCGGAGGGCGCGTGGACGCCGTGCTCTCCCGCTGCATGGACATCGTCTTCGCCTTCCCCAGCCTGCTGCTGGCCATGATCGCCGTGGCGGTCTTCGGGCCGGGCCTGGCCGCGCCCGTGTGCGCCCTGGCCGTCAGCTACGCGCCCTTCCTCGGCCGCATCGTGCGCAGCGTGGCGCTCCAGGAGGGCGCGCGCCCCTACATGGAGGCCTACCGGGTGATGGGCTTCGGAGAGCTGTGGGTGACCCTGCGCCACCTGCTGCCCAACGTCGCCCCGGTGCTCATCGCGCAGGGCACGCTCTCCTTCGGCTACGCGCTGGTGGACCTGGCGTCACTGTCCTACCTCGGACTCGGCGTCCGGCCGCCCGACGCCGACTGGGGATCCATGATCAGCCAGGCCCAGAGCGCCATCCTCCAGGGGGCGCCGTGGAGCGGCCTCGTGCCCGGCCTGGCCGTTCTCCTGACCGTCGTGAGCGTCAACGTCATCGGCGAGCACGTGGGCGGGTCCATCTCCGGCCACGGAAAAGAGGAGACATGA